In a genomic window of Dehalococcoidia bacterium:
- a CDS encoding HAD-IB family hydrolase: MGKTVAFFDFDGTLCTAQVWRGLGEWARTAPRRRLAYVWSLRLLPMGYWPLYRLRLLGEGTFFNLWGNGVASLFRGMPYAQARAVCQQVARQHLIPALRSDVMERLRAHQAQGEEVVLVSGTLAEAVEAVAHHLGIPTVLATPLQVHNDICTGRMDGPFLYGALKAQRLLQFAREHTPPLDLSLCWAYADRRWDIPFLEAVGRPVAVYPDRVLKAYAEKRGWEVLGARP; encoded by the coding sequence GTGGGGAAAACGGTCGCCTTCTTTGACTTTGACGGCACCCTGTGCACGGCCCAGGTGTGGAGGGGGCTGGGGGAGTGGGCACGCACTGCGCCGCGCCGTCGTCTGGCGTATGTGTGGTCGCTACGCCTTCTGCCGATGGGCTATTGGCCTCTGTATCGCCTGCGCCTGCTGGGGGAGGGAACCTTCTTCAACCTCTGGGGCAACGGGGTGGCCAGCCTGTTCCGCGGGATGCCCTATGCCCAGGCGCGGGCCGTCTGCCAGCAGGTCGCCCGCCAGCACCTCATCCCCGCCCTGCGGAGCGATGTGATGGAGCGCCTGCGGGCACACCAGGCCCAAGGGGAGGAGGTGGTGCTGGTCTCCGGCACCCTGGCCGAGGCCGTGGAGGCCGTCGCCCACCATTTGGGCATCCCCACTGTGCTGGCCACGCCCCTGCAGGTGCACAACGACATCTGCACCGGGCGTATGGATGGGCCGTTCCTTTATGGCGCCCTCAAGGCCCAGCGCCTCCTCCAGTTCGCTCGGGAGCACACCCCCCCGCTTGACCTCTCCCTCTGCTGGGCCTATGCCGACCGCCGCTGGGACATCCCCTTCCTGGAGGCGGTGGGACGGCCGGTGGCCGTCTACCCTGACCGGGTGCTGAAGGCGTATGCTGAAAAGAGGGGCTGGGAGGTGCTCGGGGCGCGCCCCTGA
- a CDS encoding phage portal protein — protein METLPQRIARMDGERLRRYAEYLAFAQGHQWSTPARRGERRLTFNYARAFAEKVTSYLLSGLTVTTEPWDASPQARERALRAQEVWNAIAEANALDELDYETELDTAILGDGCYKVIWDSQEGRVRITAPDVQGIFAWWTEDDPSRLLQVASRYRLSAEECLLRWGVAPKGPQGTVVEGWTATTLQVWVDDTLAEERPNPYGFIPFLLFPNLREPKQVWGTSDLVPIMEPQRELNRAFTQLSAILELSGNPIAVLEGVEHATDIAVQPGAVWEVPERARAYLLDLLQGGGVRLHVDYIDLLYRTLHDLSETPRTAFGDNARNLSGVALEMELHPLLQKVRRKRLIRTSVYRRRAWMALALHERMTGEPLLPVRLRVVWGPILPQDRGRLAREQQALVASGLSSRRRAMALLGVEDPEAELRRIREEQALGQAPTIAPYLADESE, from the coding sequence GTGGAGACCCTGCCCCAGCGCATCGCCCGCATGGATGGGGAGCGCCTACGGCGCTACGCCGAGTACCTGGCCTTCGCCCAGGGCCACCAGTGGAGCACGCCCGCCCGCCGGGGGGAGCGTCGCCTCACCTTCAACTACGCCCGCGCCTTCGCCGAGAAGGTAACCTCCTACCTCCTCTCGGGGCTGACCGTAACGACGGAGCCGTGGGATGCCTCCCCTCAGGCACGGGAGCGGGCTTTGCGTGCCCAAGAGGTGTGGAACGCCATCGCCGAGGCCAATGCCCTGGACGAACTGGACTACGAAACGGAGCTGGACACGGCCATCCTGGGGGATGGGTGCTACAAGGTCATCTGGGATAGCCAGGAGGGGCGGGTGCGCATCACGGCTCCTGATGTGCAGGGCATCTTCGCCTGGTGGACGGAGGACGACCCCTCTCGGCTCCTCCAGGTGGCCAGTCGGTATCGGCTGTCGGCCGAGGAGTGCCTTCTGCGGTGGGGTGTGGCCCCCAAAGGCCCCCAGGGGACGGTGGTGGAAGGGTGGACAGCCACCACCCTGCAGGTGTGGGTGGATGACACCTTGGCCGAGGAGCGCCCCAACCCCTACGGCTTCATCCCCTTTCTGCTCTTCCCCAACCTGCGGGAGCCCAAGCAGGTCTGGGGCACCTCCGATTTGGTGCCCATTATGGAGCCCCAGCGGGAACTCAACCGCGCCTTCACCCAACTGTCGGCCATCCTGGAGTTGTCGGGCAACCCCATCGCCGTCCTGGAGGGTGTGGAGCATGCCACCGACATCGCCGTCCAGCCGGGGGCGGTGTGGGAGGTGCCCGAGCGGGCGCGGGCATACCTGCTGGACCTGCTCCAGGGCGGGGGCGTGCGCCTGCATGTGGACTACATTGACCTGCTCTACCGCACCCTCCACGACCTTTCGGAAACACCCCGCACCGCCTTCGGGGACAACGCCCGCAACCTGTCGGGAGTGGCGTTGGAGATGGAGTTGCATCCCCTTCTGCAAAAGGTGCGCCGCAAACGCCTTATTCGCACCAGCGTCTATCGGCGGCGGGCGTGGATGGCCCTGGCTCTGCACGAGCGGATGACGGGTGAGCCCCTGTTGCCTGTGCGCCTGCGGGTCGTGTGGGGGCCCATTCTCCCCCAAGACCGGGGGCGCCTGGCGCGGGAACAGCAGGCTTTGGTGGCATCGGGCCTGTCCAGCCGGCGGCGCGCCATGGCCCTGCTGGGGGTGGAGGATCCCGAGGCGGAACTGCGCCGTATTCGCGAGGAGCAGGCCCTGGGACAGGCCCCCACCATCGCCCCATACCTTGCGGACGAGTCGGAGTAA